From a region of the Castanea sativa cultivar Marrone di Chiusa Pesio chromosome 10, ASM4071231v1 genome:
- the LOC142613494 gene encoding protein neprosin-like: MAKMVVLLVLFTLFLSFSNKEVGCKRIYREDHMELKRQPKLLHEFAKKTIRTKYGDTYDCIRIYEQHFNYRSLKNLTYDFPVRSTSNPKGIRDQKSSSLFNPSNYWLNGKGCPDGMVPIKRYTEDDLKRAKLATEIQNSKYKPLTVDRPGTHYAIVRTKNTNIVYHGGSAIISIYNPKVEGAQYSSARIKVINGPESIEVGWTVNPTLYNDTQTRLYTFTKTSSSSCFDTLCNSLIPVRTDIPLGMPLESISTPEQQFDLQLMLFWDSSNGNWFLKFGQDETVIGFWPKNVFTALGDGANYVEWGGEVFSPPDVPSPPMGSNRNLQQDIKYDAYCKQIKTINETDYVVNAVDTEKLSDIQPYYDVFDEGITGSADFQHLILFGGVGGYTGD; this comes from the exons ATGGCTAAAATGGTTGTCTTACTGGTTTTGTTCACATTGTTTCTCTCTTTTAGCAATAAAGAGGTTGGTTGCAAGAGAATATATCGAGAAGATCACATGGAGTTGAAAAGGCAACCTAAGCTTTTACATGAGTTCGCCAAGAAAACTATTCGG ACAAAGTATGGCGATACATATGATTGCATAAGAATCTATGAGCAACACTTCAATTATCGTTCACTCAAGAACCTTACTTATGATTTTCCA GTGAGATCTACCTCCAACCCTAAAGGAATTAGAGACCAAAAGTCTTCATCACTATTTAACCCATCTAATTATTGGCTAAATGGGAAAGGTTGTCCAGATGGTATGGTTCCCATTAAGAGATATACAGAGGATGATCTCAAAAGGGCAAAATTAGCTACAGAGATACAGAACTCAAAATATAAACCGCTCACTGTTGATAGACCTGGTACTCAT TATGCTATAGTGCGGACAAAAAATACGAACATCGTGTACCATGGAGGTTCTGCAATTATCAGCATATATAACCCAAAAGTTGAAGGAGCTCAATATAGTTCTGCCCGCATAAAGGTTATTAATGGTCCAGAGAGCATAGAAGTTGGATGGACA GTAAATCCAACCTTGTACAACGATACTCAAACCCGACTATACACATTTACAAAA ACGTCTAGTTCCTCATGCTTCGATACATTATGTAATTCACTAATTCCTGTGAGGACTGATATTCCTCTCGGCATGCCTTTAGAGTCAATTTCAACGCCAGAACAGCAATTTGACTTGCAATTAATgcttttttgg GATTCTAGCAATGGAAACTGGTTTCTAAAATTTGGTCAAGATGAAACTGTAATTGGATTTTGGCCAAAAAATGTATTCACTGCTTTAGGAGACGGTGCTAATTACGTTGAATGGGGAGGAGAGGTTTTTAGTCCTCCAGATGTGCCTAGCCCTCCCATGGGCTCTAATAGAAACTTACAACAAGACATCAAATATGATGCATATTGCAAgcaaattaaaacaattaatgaGACTGATTATGTTGTGAACGCTGTTGATACTGAAAAACTTTCTGACATCCAACCATATTATGACGTTTTTGATGAAGGAATAACAGGTTCAGCTGATTTTCAACACCTAATATTGTTTGGGGGTGTGGGTGGTTATACAGGGGATTAA